One window of Corallococcus caeni genomic DNA carries:
- a CDS encoding type II toxin-antitoxin system RatA family toxin: protein MAGATRTITINAPVEKVFDIITNYDRYAEFLPEVKKVSTSQRQGNTVQVHYEVDVVKRIRYTIRVTEERPKRMSWTFVEGEVMKDNKGSWTLEPEGEGKTRATYNVEMALGALIPKAIINTLTETQLPKMLEAFKRRAEAP from the coding sequence ATGGCCGGCGCCACGCGCACCATCACCATCAACGCCCCCGTCGAGAAGGTCTTCGACATCATCACGAACTACGACCGCTACGCGGAGTTCCTCCCGGAGGTGAAGAAGGTCTCCACCTCGCAGCGCCAGGGGAACACCGTCCAGGTGCACTACGAGGTCGATGTGGTGAAGCGCATCCGCTACACCATCCGCGTCACCGAGGAGCGCCCCAAGCGCATGTCCTGGACCTTCGTCGAGGGCGAGGTGATGAAGGACAACAAGGGCAGCTGGACGCTGGAGCCCGAGGGCGAGGGCAAGACGCGCGCCACCTACAACGTGGAGATGGCCCTGGGCGCCCTCATCCCCAAGGCCATCATCAACACCCTCACGGAGACCCAGCTCCCCAAGATGCTGGAGGCCTTCAAGCGTCGCGCGGAAGCCCCCTGA